The Solanum lycopersicum chromosome 9, SLM_r2.1 genome window below encodes:
- the LOC101254722 gene encoding alpha carbonic anhydrase 1, chloroplastic isoform X3 gives MHNDLLFFGIAMADVGGISVWVINICVVLLLNLFSTASGDALGVKFGYTGPVGPNGWGRLSPTYSACSNGKSQSPINIISHNCVVNKNLKPLIMQYNHSEVATLVDNGFNVGIKYGDNAGSLIVDGKTYNFKQMHWHSPSEHTIDGKQYAAELHLVHFAQDNTIAVLSILFHLGHPDPLMTKLQNKLNELARDVATHKETQVQLGVIDTHEIRKHSHKYYSYTGSLTTPPCTEIVSWYILGKVTLLFCLAKKFEHETS, from the exons ATGCATAATGATCTTTTG ttttttggaATAGCAATGGCTGATGTTGGTGGGATTTCAGTTTGGGTGATCAATATATGTGTAGTTCTTCTGCTCAATCTATTTTCTACTGCATCTG GTGATGCTTTGGGAGTCAAATTTGGTTACACAGGCCCAGTAGGCCCAAATGGTTGGGGAAGGTTAAGCCCAACATATTCAGCCTGCTCAAATGGCAAATCACAGTCCCCAATTAACATAATTAGCCATAATTGTGTTGTTAACAAGAATTTAAAGCCCTTAATTATGCAATATAATCATTCTGAAGTTGCTACTTTGGTTGATAATGGCTTTAATGTTGGG ATAAAATATGGTGATAATGCAGGAAGTTTAATTGTGGATGGTAAAACTTACAATTTTAAGCAAATGCATTGGCATTCCCCTTCTGAACATACAATTGATGGCAAACA ataTGCAGCAGAGCTTCATCTAGTTCATTTTGCTCAAGATAATACTATAGCAGTTTTATCAATTCTCTTCCATTTGGGCCATCCTGATCCTCTAATGACCAAG CTTCAAAACAAACTGAATGAGCTAGCAAGGGATGTAGCAACACATAAAGAAACACAAGTGCAGCTTGGAGTAATTGATACACATGAAATAAGGAAACATTCTCACAAATATTACTCATACACTGGTTCTTTAACAACTCCACCATGCACTGAAATTGTCTCTTGGTACATTCTTGGCAAG GTAACTCTACTATTTTGCCTAGCTAAGAAATTTGAACATGAGACTTCATAG
- the LOC101254722 gene encoding alpha carbonic anhydrase 1, chloroplastic isoform X1, with protein sequence MHNDLLFFGIAMADVGGISVWVINICVVLLLNLFSTASGDALGVKFGYTGPVGPNGWGRLSPTYSACSNGKSQSPINIISHNCVVNKNLKPLIMQYNHSEVATLVDNGFNVGIKYGDNAGSLIVDGKTYNFKQMHWHSPSEHTIDGKQYAAELHLVHFAQDNTIAVLSILFHLGHPDPLMTKLQNKLNELARDVATHKETQVQLGVIDTHEIRKHSHKYYSYTGSLTTPPCTEIVSWYILGKVRSISREQVEELRAPLDPTCKRNARPTQPLNGRQIQMYEAQPTP encoded by the exons ATGCATAATGATCTTTTG ttttttggaATAGCAATGGCTGATGTTGGTGGGATTTCAGTTTGGGTGATCAATATATGTGTAGTTCTTCTGCTCAATCTATTTTCTACTGCATCTG GTGATGCTTTGGGAGTCAAATTTGGTTACACAGGCCCAGTAGGCCCAAATGGTTGGGGAAGGTTAAGCCCAACATATTCAGCCTGCTCAAATGGCAAATCACAGTCCCCAATTAACATAATTAGCCATAATTGTGTTGTTAACAAGAATTTAAAGCCCTTAATTATGCAATATAATCATTCTGAAGTTGCTACTTTGGTTGATAATGGCTTTAATGTTGGG ATAAAATATGGTGATAATGCAGGAAGTTTAATTGTGGATGGTAAAACTTACAATTTTAAGCAAATGCATTGGCATTCCCCTTCTGAACATACAATTGATGGCAAACA ataTGCAGCAGAGCTTCATCTAGTTCATTTTGCTCAAGATAATACTATAGCAGTTTTATCAATTCTCTTCCATTTGGGCCATCCTGATCCTCTAATGACCAAG CTTCAAAACAAACTGAATGAGCTAGCAAGGGATGTAGCAACACATAAAGAAACACAAGTGCAGCTTGGAGTAATTGATACACATGAAATAAGGAAACATTCTCACAAATATTACTCATACACTGGTTCTTTAACAACTCCACCATGCACTGAAATTGTCTCTTGGTACATTCTTGGCAAG GTGAGATCAATATCAAGAGAACAAGTAGAAGAATTGAGAGCTCCATTGGATCCAACATGCAAGAGAAATGCAAGACCAACTCAACCCTTAAATGGAAGACAAATCCAAATGTATGAAGCCCAACCCACCCCTTAA
- the LOC101254722 gene encoding alpha carbonic anhydrase 1, chloroplastic isoform X4: MADVGGISVWVINICVVLLLNLFSTASGDALGVKFGYTGPVGPNGWGRLSPTYSACSNGKSQSPINIISHNCVVNKNLKPLIMQYNHSEVATLVDNGFNVGIKYGDNAGSLIVDGKTYNFKQMHWHSPSEHTIDGKQYAAELHLVHFAQDNTIAVLSILFHLGHPDPLMTKLQNKLNELARDVATHKETQVQLGVIDTHEIRKHSHKYYSYTGSLTTPPCTEIVSWYILGKVTLLFCLAKKFEHETS; this comes from the exons ATGGCTGATGTTGGTGGGATTTCAGTTTGGGTGATCAATATATGTGTAGTTCTTCTGCTCAATCTATTTTCTACTGCATCTG GTGATGCTTTGGGAGTCAAATTTGGTTACACAGGCCCAGTAGGCCCAAATGGTTGGGGAAGGTTAAGCCCAACATATTCAGCCTGCTCAAATGGCAAATCACAGTCCCCAATTAACATAATTAGCCATAATTGTGTTGTTAACAAGAATTTAAAGCCCTTAATTATGCAATATAATCATTCTGAAGTTGCTACTTTGGTTGATAATGGCTTTAATGTTGGG ATAAAATATGGTGATAATGCAGGAAGTTTAATTGTGGATGGTAAAACTTACAATTTTAAGCAAATGCATTGGCATTCCCCTTCTGAACATACAATTGATGGCAAACA ataTGCAGCAGAGCTTCATCTAGTTCATTTTGCTCAAGATAATACTATAGCAGTTTTATCAATTCTCTTCCATTTGGGCCATCCTGATCCTCTAATGACCAAG CTTCAAAACAAACTGAATGAGCTAGCAAGGGATGTAGCAACACATAAAGAAACACAAGTGCAGCTTGGAGTAATTGATACACATGAAATAAGGAAACATTCTCACAAATATTACTCATACACTGGTTCTTTAACAACTCCACCATGCACTGAAATTGTCTCTTGGTACATTCTTGGCAAG GTAACTCTACTATTTTGCCTAGCTAAGAAATTTGAACATGAGACTTCATAG
- the LOC101254722 gene encoding alpha carbonic anhydrase 1, chloroplastic isoform X2: MADVGGISVWVINICVVLLLNLFSTASGDALGVKFGYTGPVGPNGWGRLSPTYSACSNGKSQSPINIISHNCVVNKNLKPLIMQYNHSEVATLVDNGFNVGIKYGDNAGSLIVDGKTYNFKQMHWHSPSEHTIDGKQYAAELHLVHFAQDNTIAVLSILFHLGHPDPLMTKLQNKLNELARDVATHKETQVQLGVIDTHEIRKHSHKYYSYTGSLTTPPCTEIVSWYILGKVRSISREQVEELRAPLDPTCKRNARPTQPLNGRQIQMYEAQPTP; this comes from the exons ATGGCTGATGTTGGTGGGATTTCAGTTTGGGTGATCAATATATGTGTAGTTCTTCTGCTCAATCTATTTTCTACTGCATCTG GTGATGCTTTGGGAGTCAAATTTGGTTACACAGGCCCAGTAGGCCCAAATGGTTGGGGAAGGTTAAGCCCAACATATTCAGCCTGCTCAAATGGCAAATCACAGTCCCCAATTAACATAATTAGCCATAATTGTGTTGTTAACAAGAATTTAAAGCCCTTAATTATGCAATATAATCATTCTGAAGTTGCTACTTTGGTTGATAATGGCTTTAATGTTGGG ATAAAATATGGTGATAATGCAGGAAGTTTAATTGTGGATGGTAAAACTTACAATTTTAAGCAAATGCATTGGCATTCCCCTTCTGAACATACAATTGATGGCAAACA ataTGCAGCAGAGCTTCATCTAGTTCATTTTGCTCAAGATAATACTATAGCAGTTTTATCAATTCTCTTCCATTTGGGCCATCCTGATCCTCTAATGACCAAG CTTCAAAACAAACTGAATGAGCTAGCAAGGGATGTAGCAACACATAAAGAAACACAAGTGCAGCTTGGAGTAATTGATACACATGAAATAAGGAAACATTCTCACAAATATTACTCATACACTGGTTCTTTAACAACTCCACCATGCACTGAAATTGTCTCTTGGTACATTCTTGGCAAG GTGAGATCAATATCAAGAGAACAAGTAGAAGAATTGAGAGCTCCATTGGATCCAACATGCAAGAGAAATGCAAGACCAACTCAACCCTTAAATGGAAGACAAATCCAAATGTATGAAGCCCAACCCACCCCTTAA
- the LOC101254416 gene encoding uncharacterized protein, which translates to MPQVDLETLVSACAGGGSDRKVACETLADSDGDGEKRVKDDLDDEEKQSEHPPDFPPESFWLSKDAEFDWFDRNAFLDRKQSTKGIGHNPGSNSSSQRFSSTLKSKASIIGFPKTQKTSFIDSKRRTCKPANIRLFPAKRSESTLKSASVTEPSSPKVSCMGRVRSKRRSRSRRSSEKSKKCEKNSLERSRSNNGEKRKSGFCSRLLSIFRSNRSNKKPSRSSTDKTLGSKSTTEPINPLRKSKSVTVGKTRGGAPVSVEPVGLGGMKRFSSGRRSESWGGDEINAVV; encoded by the coding sequence atgCCTCAAGTTGATTTGGAAACTCTAGTTTCGGCATGTGCCGGCGGCGGGAGTGACCGGAAAGTTGCATGTGAGACTTTGGCTGACAGTGACGGCGACGGCGAAAAACGTGTGAAAGACGATTTGGATGATGAGGAGAAGCAATCGGAGCATCCGCCTGATTTCCCCCCGGAATCGTTCTGGCTTTCGAAAGATGCTGAGTTCGATTGGTTTGATCGGAATGCCTTTTTGGACCGGAAACAGTCTACGAAAGGTATCGGTCATAATCCAGGTTCGAATTCGAGTTCGCAGAGATTTTCGTCGACTTTGAAAAGTAAGGCTTCGATTATCGGATTTCCGAAGACTCAGAAGACTAGTTTCATCGATTCGAAACGGCGAACTTGTAAACCGGCGAACATTAGGCTTTTCCCGGCGAAAAGGTCTGAATCTACGTTGAAATCGGCTTCGGTTACGGAACCGTCGTCACCGAAGGTATCTTGTATGGGAAGAGTAAGATCGAAACGTAGATCACGAAGCCGACGATCATCGGAGAAAtcaaaaaaatgtgaaaaaaattcaCTCGAGAGATCACGAAGCAACAATGGAGAGAAACGCAAATCCGGATTCTGTTCACGATTACTATCAATATTCCGATCTAATCGGAGTAACAAAAAACCGTCAAGGTCCAGTACTGATAAAACGCTAGGTTCAAAGTCGACGACGGAGCCGATAAATCCGCTGAGAAAGAGCAAAAGTGTGACCGTAGGGAAAACTCGCGGAGGAGCTCCGGTTAGCGTTGAACCGGTTGGGTTAGGAGGAATGAAACGGTTCTCCTCCGGCCGGCGATCGGAATCATGGGGAGGCGATGAAATCAACGCAGTTGTTTAA
- the LOC101254123 gene encoding mediator-associated protein 2 — MDAPNELSYKPPSEFEEVKKDSLVNLNISDSTELWLIQWPFNQHPGLDGQEVSLKLHHDGHIGSFEDSSGKSYEVVSCRAQDPDALVFLSSDSEPKIAGKISRRVSLVHYPEPSELKQNSINLKQMMAQRSSGTTLTNSSRRFATPSQSTRTRSIMRSESSSKSTKRKHSDGGPAKSNNQSVQDSGKSGRSALTSSGSFDHSQDQKSKKKRKIDG, encoded by the exons ATGGATGCTCCGAATGAACTGAGCTACAAACCACCATCAGAATTTGAGGAGGTCAAAAAGGATTCACTTGTCAATCTTAACATTTCAGACTCAACTGAGCTCTGGCTTATACAGTGGCCCTTTAATCAA CATCCAGGTCTTGATGGGCAAGAAGTTTCATTGAAGCTCCATCATGATGGGCATATCGGCAGTTTTGAGGATTCATCTG GTAAATCATATGAGGTGGTCAGTTGTAGAGCGCAGGACCCCGATGCGTTGGTCTTTCTATCATCTGATTCTGAGCCAAAAATTG CTGGCAAAATTTCGCGGCGTGTTTCCCTTGTCCATTATCCGGAACCAAGTGAGCTTAAACAGAACAGCATAAACTTGAAGCAGATGATGGCTCAGAGATCGTCTGGTACTACATTGACCAATTCATCTCGTCGCTTTGCAACTCCTAGTCAAAGTACTAGGACACGGAGTATTATGCGATCGGAGAGTTCATCCAAATCTACCAAGAGAAAacacagtgatggcggcccTGCAAAATCCAATAACCAATCTGTTCAAGATTCAGGCAAAAGTGGTCGTAGTGCATTAACCTCTTCAGGATCCTTCGATCACTCTcaagatcaaaaatcaaagaagaagcGGAAAATTGATGGTTGA